One region of Campylobacter concisus genomic DNA includes:
- a CDS encoding DUF1064 domain-containing protein, whose amino-acid sequence MRIGNVSAIVKSKYGNKKTKGFDSAKEWRRNQELETLQRAGEISELNRQVPFVLMPSYTIADETTRQGFRTVREIRYIADFTYRLKDGTRIIEDVKGMQTEVFKIKRKLLERKIALGVIEGEFRIY is encoded by the coding sequence ATGAGAATTGGCAACGTTTCGGCGATTGTTAAAAGCAAATATGGCAACAAAAAAACCAAGGGCTTTGATAGTGCTAAGGAATGGCGCAGAAACCAAGAGTTAGAAACCTTACAACGAGCTGGTGAGATCAGCGAGTTAAACCGCCAAGTACCGTTTGTGCTAATGCCTAGCTACACCATAGCAGACGAAACAACGAGGCAAGGCTTTAGAACCGTGCGTGAGATCAGATACATAGCAGATTTTACCTATCGCCTTAAAGATGGCACACGCATCATTGAGGACGTAAAGGGGATGCAGACGGAAGTTTTTAAGATCAAGCGAAAACTACTAGAGAGGAAAATAGCCCTTGGAGTAATAGAGGGCGAGTTTAGGATTTATTGA
- a CDS encoding phosphatase: protein MSETTLCLTYTPWQKEVFFENTARFTTIEKGRRVGFTKGIANATIEWLLEGKKVLWVDTITSNLQRYYERYFLPELKALPKELYKFHAQDKKLSIGEGYLDMRSAERPENIEGFGYDIVILNEAGIILKDAYLWDNAIRAMLLDNPKSRAFIGGVPKGKNRFYDLAKRGMSGEKDWVNFQISSFNNPLLKKEQIDEMVAELGGIDSDVVRQEIYGEFLDTTSNVLFNLALIENAFSTQMPNEKASIIWGLDVAREGDDESVLCIRRGYGVTNFYTFRLDSVTALAREIFSIYERSEEKPDAIFIDSVGVGAGVFDTLIDFGLRGIVREAKFSYKATNEKLYANKRAEAYFTLKEKFRLLSIVPNDKLKKQLSTISFYYDKKERYLLLPKENIKKEFGFSPDLADALALTFFDPLPAKINTINYDDGGVW, encoded by the coding sequence ATGAGTGAAACAACACTTTGTCTAACTTATACGCCGTGGCAAAAAGAAGTCTTTTTTGAAAATACCGCACGCTTTACGACGATAGAAAAAGGTCGGCGTGTAGGATTTACCAAAGGTATTGCAAACGCTACGATCGAGTGGCTTTTAGAGGGTAAAAAAGTGCTTTGGGTAGATACTATCACATCAAACCTACAAAGATATTATGAGCGCTATTTTTTACCTGAGCTAAAAGCCCTGCCAAAAGAGCTGTATAAATTTCACGCACAAGATAAAAAGCTAAGTATCGGCGAGGGCTACCTTGATATGAGAAGTGCAGAACGTCCAGAAAATATCGAGGGGTTTGGCTATGACATAGTGATCCTAAACGAAGCCGGCATAATCCTAAAGGATGCCTACCTTTGGGACAACGCCATAAGGGCAATGTTACTAGACAACCCAAAATCAAGAGCGTTTATAGGCGGCGTGCCAAAAGGCAAAAACCGCTTTTATGACCTTGCTAAACGTGGAATGAGTGGCGAGAAAGACTGGGTAAATTTTCAAATATCAAGCTTTAATAACCCACTGCTTAAAAAAGAACAAATAGACGAAATGGTCGCAGAGCTTGGCGGTATAGATAGCGACGTAGTACGCCAAGAGATATACGGCGAGTTTTTAGACACAACCTCAAATGTGCTATTTAACCTTGCTTTGATAGAAAATGCCTTTAGCACTCAGATGCCAAACGAAAAAGCTAGCATTATTTGGGGGTTAGATGTGGCACGTGAGGGTGATGACGAAAGCGTGCTTTGTATTAGGCGAGGTTACGGCGTTACGAACTTTTACACATTTAGACTTGATAGTGTTACCGCCTTAGCAAGAGAGATTTTTAGCATTTATGAGAGAAGTGAAGAGAAGCCAGACGCTATTTTTATTGATAGTGTTGGCGTGGGTGCTGGAGTATTTGACACCTTGATAGATTTTGGCTTGCGTGGGATAGTCAGAGAGGCAAAATTTTCATACAAGGCAACAAATGAGAAGCTTTACGCCAACAAGAGAGCGGAAGCATATTTCACACTCAAAGAGAAATTTAGGCTGCTTAGCATTGTGCCAAATGACAAACTAAAAAAACAGCTTAGTACCATTAGTTTTTATTACGACAAGAAAGAGCGGTATTTGCTACTACCAAAAGAGAATATCAAAAAAGAGTTTGGCTTTAGCCCTGACTTGGCGGATGCCCTTGCTCTTACGTTTTTTGACCCATTGCCAGCAAAAATAAACACAATCAACTACGATGACGGAGGCGTTTGGTGA
- a CDS encoding helix-turn-helix domain-containing protein: MKECQNWVDLAKQIEYIFERIDVELIRKVATLDDEALRLCFCVMICEWLKGAKFIPTKQARVKLATALKQKGLSRKRVAELANVSTRTIYRLGHENDER; this comes from the coding sequence GTGAAAGAGTGCCAAAATTGGGTAGATTTGGCAAAACAAATCGAGTATATTTTTGAGCGTATCGACGTAGAGCTAATTAGAAAAGTGGCAACGCTTGATGATGAGGCCTTGCGTCTATGTTTTTGTGTGATGATTTGTGAGTGGCTAAAAGGGGCAAAATTTATCCCTACAAAGCAAGCTAGAGTAAAACTTGCAACGGCCCTAAAACAAAAAGGGCTTAGTAGAAAAAGAGTGGCAGAGCTAGCGAACGTCAGCACAAGAACAATTTACAGATTAGGACACGAAAATGACGAACGATGA
- a CDS encoding phage head-tail adapter protein, producing the protein MTNDERISYLEELVQTAYNGYAEYKPFFDKLNDAYLLVLESKQYNSLKERNKSKNYTPKLNSKAKRIYDGLTETYFNNDTFAKLEPYVNSTHDVINKWQEALNFYCDKINLYKIFSPIFLKAAFSASSVVKVFLGKDEAKIEEVDINDIYFDPDAKNTDDIRYIVHRIYLTTNDIKKLIKNKTFKQIDLSENRPYKRICLNEIYELNDEKWSVSTLYNSELLRDKVELKDGQPFIFGYMLPQTKRNTDKMFVCAYGEPALASLLPLQDELNAIRNSITDVTRNQATPKIIFNRSASISRADLERPSGAIFTDSPADIKIIPPGDINASMATLQVIEQEMSEVSGVSPQQNGAPTTRQETATMASIMANEGSVRLQGYIRTYNETFFEPIFERLAFLVWKYGDPLFFAGFNRGEAPSFNINLNTGIGALNKEVQKKSLMDASGIISAQFGMCLQLGDGDGANRMKEANEKILLELLPLYGIKDPENFIGKESELAKQLKPQAILPSVAEPIAEAGALPADAMPSV; encoded by the coding sequence ATGACGAACGATGAAAGAATAAGCTACCTCGAGGAGTTAGTGCAGACAGCATACAACGGATATGCGGAGTATAAACCATTTTTTGACAAGCTAAATGACGCTTATTTGCTTGTGTTAGAAAGCAAGCAGTATAACAGCCTAAAAGAGAGAAACAAGAGCAAAAACTACACACCAAAGCTAAATTCAAAAGCAAAAAGGATATATGACGGCCTAACCGAAACATATTTCAACAATGACACATTTGCCAAGCTAGAGCCTTATGTAAACTCAACACATGACGTGATCAACAAGTGGCAAGAGGCACTAAATTTCTATTGCGACAAGATAAATTTGTATAAGATCTTTTCGCCTATCTTTTTAAAAGCTGCTTTCTCGGCAAGCTCGGTTGTAAAAGTGTTTTTGGGAAAAGATGAAGCAAAGATAGAGGAAGTGGATATAAACGACATCTATTTTGATCCTGATGCCAAAAATACAGACGACATCCGCTATATCGTGCACAGAATTTACCTTACAACAAACGACATCAAAAAGCTAATCAAAAATAAAACATTTAAGCAAATTGATCTAAGCGAGAATAGACCTTATAAGAGAATTTGCCTAAATGAGATATACGAACTAAACGATGAGAAATGGAGCGTTAGCACGCTTTACAATAGCGAACTACTAAGAGATAAAGTAGAACTAAAAGACGGACAGCCATTTATTTTTGGCTATATGCTGCCACAAACAAAACGCAATACCGATAAAATGTTTGTTTGCGCTTATGGCGAGCCTGCTCTTGCTTCGCTTTTGCCTTTACAAGATGAGCTAAATGCGATCAGAAACTCAATTACGGACGTAACAAGAAACCAAGCAACGCCAAAGATCATTTTTAACCGAAGTGCAAGTATATCAAGGGCTGATTTAGAGCGCCCAAGTGGTGCGATTTTTACTGATAGCCCAGCAGACATCAAGATAATACCGCCTGGCGACATCAACGCTTCAATGGCTACACTTCAAGTGATCGAGCAGGAGATGAGCGAAGTAAGCGGAGTAAGCCCACAGCAAAACGGAGCACCAACAACTAGGCAAGAAACAGCAACAATGGCGTCAATTATGGCAAATGAGGGTAGCGTAAGGCTTCAAGGGTATATAAGAACCTACAATGAGACCTTTTTTGAGCCTATATTTGAACGCCTTGCATTTTTAGTTTGGAAATATGGCGATCCATTATTTTTTGCAGGGTTTAATCGTGGTGAAGCACCGAGCTTTAACATAAACCTAAACACTGGGATAGGCGCATTAAACAAAGAGGTGCAAAAGAAAAGTCTAATGGATGCTAGCGGGATTATATCAGCTCAATTCGGTATGTGCTTACAACTTGGGGACGGCGATGGTGCAAATAGAATGAAAGAAGCAAACGAGAAAATCCTATTAGAGCTATTGCCACTATATGGCATAAAAGACCCAGAGAATTTTATCGGAAAGGAGAGTGAGCTTGCTAAACAACTTAAGCCACAGGCTATTTTACCAAGCGTGGCAGAGCCTATCGCAGAAGCAGGAGCTTTACCAGCTGACGCAATGCCAAGCGTTTAG
- a CDS encoding HIT family hydrolase, whose amino-acid sequence MTEQEALNELVSIVNGDEQVEPETNEVAQEPQEQPAEQVAAPEEQKKEELNIEAIKQAMAEALAAKEQPQEPAQPQLDPEKQALLDSLGLGNLDALKAQMDQISQAQAAQAEEARRQAVFDKNLAEFKKDYPTIRPDDLAEFAKAHGMSDLLGENYVGWKAVAMGMINVAKSKEKPDEILSGSNASSELSAFDRAKKGENVSDVEYGAELLKLAGL is encoded by the coding sequence ATGACAGAGCAAGAAGCACTAAACGAATTGGTAAGTATCGTAAATGGTGACGAGCAGGTAGAGCCTGAAACAAACGAAGTGGCACAAGAACCACAAGAGCAACCAGCGGAACAAGTAGCAGCGCCAGAGGAGCAAAAGAAAGAGGAGTTAAATATTGAAGCAATTAAGCAAGCAATGGCTGAAGCCTTGGCTGCAAAAGAACAGCCACAAGAGCCAGCACAGCCACAGCTTGACCCTGAAAAACAAGCTTTGCTTGATAGCTTAGGTCTTGGAAATCTTGACGCACTAAAAGCTCAAATGGATCAAATCTCACAAGCTCAGGCAGCACAAGCAGAGGAAGCTAGGAGGCAAGCGGTCTTTGATAAAAACCTAGCAGAGTTTAAAAAAGACTACCCAACTATTCGCCCTGATGATTTAGCAGAGTTTGCAAAAGCTCATGGTATGAGTGATCTACTTGGCGAAAATTATGTGGGTTGGAAAGCAGTCGCAATGGGGATGATCAATGTGGCAAAAAGCAAAGAAAAGCCAGACGAAATTTTAAGCGGCTCAAATGCAAGCAGTGAGCTATCGGCGTTTGATAGAGCCAAAAAAGGCGAGAACGTGAGCGACGTAGAATATGGTGCAGAGCTTTTGAAACTAGCAGGACTATAA